Proteins encoded within one genomic window of Armatimonadota bacterium:
- a CDS encoding acyl-CoA thioesterase yields MSGKRVSETRLRMAQVMTPNNANVLGHVFGGSILAMVDLTASATAQKFAGRICVTASFDRVDFHQPVEVGNLVEMEGFVSYVGTTSLEVTIDVFATNLAKDERRHTNTARVTMVALDDDGKPTKVPRLVCETREEKVRFLEGFARRNLRKSRVEQMVQLHEILALCEDGELDALVADPKGVLEKL; encoded by the coding sequence ATGAGCGGCAAGCGCGTTTCTGAGACCCGGCTTCGCATGGCGCAGGTTATGACGCCGAACAACGCCAACGTGCTCGGTCACGTGTTCGGCGGATCGATCCTCGCGATGGTGGACCTTACGGCATCTGCGACGGCTCAAAAGTTCGCGGGGCGGATCTGCGTGACAGCCTCGTTCGATCGGGTGGACTTCCACCAGCCGGTCGAGGTCGGCAACCTCGTCGAGATGGAGGGGTTTGTCAGCTACGTCGGCACTACGTCGCTAGAGGTGACGATCGACGTTTTCGCGACGAACCTTGCGAAAGACGAGCGCCGGCACACGAACACCGCGCGCGTCACCATGGTAGCGCTCGACGATGACGGCAAGCCGACAAAGGTGCCGAGGCTCGTCTGCGAGACCAGGGAAGAGAAGGTGCGGTTCCTAGAGGGGTTTGCGAGGCGCAACCTCAGAAAGTCCCGGGTCGAGCAGATGGTGCAGCTCCACGAGATCCTTGCGCTGTGCGAAGACGGAGAGTTGGACGCGCTAGTTGCCGATCCGAAAGGCGTGCTAGAAAAGCTGTAG
- a CDS encoding DUF1553 domain-containing protein, with product MLRLGSAYTWIVLVVSAGVFTTGTVLTAEQEPAQERVSFSRDVLPILSENCFLCHGPDGGTRQVGLRLDIPEGAFADRDGRFAIVPGKPEESLVVQRITHPDTPMPPPDSGKKLTQDEIETITRWIAEGAKYDRHWSFEPLPKSVAVPNVQSDWPRDDIDRFILARLQSEGLSPSPEADRLRWLRRVTLDLTGLPPTEEEIEEFPEDGDYEETADRLLASPHYGERIATEWLDAARYADSYGYQSDLLMPTWPYRDWVVRAFNDNLPYDEFLTWQLAGDLLDEPTQDQRLATAFNRLHRQSNEGGSIALEFKTKYASDRVETFGTAMLGLTVGCARCHDHKFDPITQKEYYQMFAYFNSIDEYGLLLSSEIVPTPSMLLPTDEQATQLSQLRLEAEKARGSYAKARSDAEDRFQSWLASDLSDRTDPTEPNIAGLIARFSFDEISEGKFANRIQGKPFAERLLVVELASGRSGQSGQSVVFDGDNGIAVRGLPGRERWDEFTWSFWVSDPGNEQQVVLMHRTGGTDVGFCGFDLMLEGGYLTARVMRHWPGNGIAVKSLAKIEPGVWTHVAWSFDGSGQADGLKIYVDSEQVQTKILNDRIWKEINAYGDLGPSRGDWAFGQRFRDLGFKGGKIDDVAFADRALSALEIADLFDGKALAEALGAPAANVEELRGLYLSAIDPQVRAAKATVRKAQEDLANHEAAIYEISVMEESRVQIPAHLLARGAYDAPRTDDNRVERDVPATLPALEPGAQGDRLGLARWLTDSDHPLTARVAVNRIWQMLFGIGLVETSENFGLKGTRPTHPALLDYLARDFVDNGWDVKALLKKVVLSATYRQDSALTAELASRDPLNLLYARGPSYRLSAEMVRDTALAAAGLLDKTIGGAPVNPYQPAGIWRENNTMTPAFRQSVGKALYRRSLYTVWKRTAPAPNMLIFDATSREVCTVRRATTNTPLQALVLLNDPQFVEAARVLAELVLKQENTDKERIDAAFLRLAGRRPDEREADVLLATLREQRRVFRASISGSIALVDVGDTEPAIDLRATEVAAMTVTVQTIMNSDAVIWRR from the coding sequence ATGCTGAGGCTCGGCAGCGCCTACACGTGGATCGTGCTCGTGGTGAGCGCGGGCGTATTCACGACCGGCACTGTGCTCACTGCCGAACAGGAGCCTGCACAAGAGAGGGTCAGCTTCTCGCGAGACGTGCTCCCGATCCTCTCAGAAAACTGCTTCTTGTGCCACGGCCCGGACGGAGGTACCCGTCAGGTTGGACTGCGCTTGGATATCCCAGAAGGCGCGTTCGCCGACCGCGATGGCCGGTTCGCGATCGTTCCAGGCAAGCCGGAAGAGAGCCTCGTCGTCCAGCGCATCACCCACCCCGACACGCCGATGCCGCCGCCTGACAGCGGCAAGAAACTGACACAGGATGAGATTGAGACGATCACGCGGTGGATCGCAGAAGGAGCAAAGTACGACCGCCACTGGTCGTTCGAGCCGTTGCCGAAGTCTGTCGCCGTTCCGAACGTGCAGAGCGACTGGCCGAGGGACGACATCGACCGTTTCATCCTCGCGCGTTTGCAGAGCGAGGGGCTGAGCCCGAGCCCGGAGGCCGACAGGCTACGCTGGCTGAGGCGCGTTACGCTCGACTTAACGGGCCTACCACCGACAGAAGAGGAGATCGAAGAGTTTCCGGAGGACGGCGATTATGAAGAGACGGCGGACAGGCTGCTCGCCAGCCCGCACTACGGCGAACGGATTGCGACAGAGTGGCTGGACGCCGCGCGCTACGCCGACAGCTACGGCTACCAGTCCGACCTGCTGATGCCGACGTGGCCGTACCGAGACTGGGTCGTGCGGGCGTTCAACGACAACCTTCCTTACGACGAGTTTTTGACGTGGCAGCTTGCAGGCGACCTGCTAGATGAACCGACCCAAGACCAACGGCTAGCCACGGCGTTCAACCGCCTCCACAGACAGTCGAACGAGGGCGGCTCGATCGCGCTGGAGTTCAAGACCAAGTACGCCTCGGACCGCGTCGAAACGTTCGGCACTGCGATGCTCGGGCTGACCGTCGGATGCGCGCGCTGCCACGATCACAAGTTCGACCCGATCACGCAGAAGGAGTACTACCAAATGTTCGCGTACTTCAACTCGATCGACGAGTACGGGCTTCTTCTCAGCTCTGAGATAGTCCCGACGCCGTCGATGCTGCTGCCGACGGACGAGCAGGCGACACAGCTGTCGCAGCTAAGGCTCGAGGCAGAGAAGGCGCGGGGAAGTTATGCGAAGGCGAGGTCAGATGCGGAAGACCGGTTCCAATCTTGGCTTGCATCCGATCTGTCCGATCGGACTGATCCGACGGAGCCAAACATCGCCGGACTGATCGCCCGGTTCTCCTTCGACGAGATCAGCGAAGGGAAGTTTGCGAACAGGATCCAAGGCAAGCCGTTCGCGGAACGGCTTTTGGTGGTTGAACTCGCCAGTGGGCGGTCTGGGCAGTCTGGGCAGTCTGTGGTGTTCGACGGCGACAACGGCATCGCCGTCAGGGGCCTGCCAGGACGAGAGAGGTGGGACGAGTTCACTTGGTCTTTCTGGGTCAGCGATCCGGGCAACGAACAGCAGGTCGTTCTGATGCACCGGACCGGCGGAACCGACGTCGGGTTCTGCGGGTTCGACCTGATGCTCGAAGGCGGCTATCTGACAGCGCGAGTGATGCGCCACTGGCCCGGCAACGGCATCGCCGTCAAGTCTCTCGCGAAGATCGAGCCGGGAGTGTGGACGCACGTCGCGTGGTCGTTCGACGGAAGCGGACAGGCGGATGGCCTCAAAATCTACGTCGACAGCGAACAGGTCCAAACGAAGATCTTGAACGACCGCATCTGGAAAGAGATCAACGCTTACGGCGACCTTGGGCCGAGCCGTGGAGACTGGGCGTTCGGCCAGCGGTTCCGCGACCTCGGATTCAAAGGCGGAAAGATCGACGATGTTGCGTTCGCCGACCGGGCCTTGAGCGCTCTTGAAATCGCTGACCTTTTCGATGGCAAGGCGCTGGCTGAAGCGCTCGGCGCACCAGCTGCGAACGTCGAGGAGCTGCGGGGGCTCTATCTCTCCGCCATCGATCCGCAGGTGCGCGCAGCGAAGGCGACAGTGCGGAAGGCGCAAGAGGATCTCGCCAACCATGAGGCCGCGATCTATGAGATATCCGTCATGGAAGAGTCGCGCGTGCAGATCCCGGCGCACCTCTTGGCTCGCGGCGCGTACGACGCCCCGAGGACGGATGATAACCGGGTCGAGCGCGATGTCCCGGCAACGCTTCCTGCTCTGGAGCCTGGCGCACAAGGGGATCGGCTCGGGCTCGCGCGATGGCTGACGGATTCAGACCACCCGCTGACCGCGCGCGTCGCGGTGAACCGCATTTGGCAGATGCTGTTCGGCATCGGACTGGTCGAGACGTCCGAGAACTTCGGCCTGAAGGGAACTCGACCGACGCACCCTGCTCTGCTCGATTATCTCGCGCGAGACTTCGTCGACAACGGCTGGGACGTGAAAGCGCTTCTGAAGAAGGTCGTCCTCTCAGCTACCTATCGCCAAGACTCCGCCCTCACCGCTGAGCTGGCGTCGAGAGACCCGCTCAACCTCCTTTACGCGCGCGGGCCGAGCTACCGTCTCTCCGCCGAGATGGTTCGCGACACGGCGCTCGCCGCCGCCGGTCTTCTCGACAAAACGATCGGCGGCGCGCCGGTCAACCCGTATCAGCCCGCCGGAATCTGGCGCGAGAACAACACGATGACCCCGGCCTTCCGTCAGAGCGTCGGAAAGGCGCTCTACCGCCGCAGCCTCTACACGGTTTGGAAGAGGACCGCACCGGCGCCAAACATGCTCATTTTCGACGCGACCTCGCGCGAGGTCTGCACCGTCCGGCGAGCCACCACGAACACGCCGCTCCAGGCGTTGGTGCTGCTCAACGACCCGCAGTTCGTCGAGGCGGCGCGCGTGCTTGCAGAGCTCGTTTTGAAACAGGAGAATACGGACAAGGAGCGGATCGACGCAGCGTTTCTCCGGCTGGCCGGACGCAGGCCAGACGAGCGAGAGGCGGACGTGCTCCTCGCGACGCTCAGAGAGCAAAGAAGGGTTTTCAGGGCAAGCATCAGCGGCTCTATCGCGCTCGTCGACGTGGGCGACACGGAGCCCGCAATAGACCTGCGAGCGACGGAGGTCGCCGCCATGACAGTGACCGTGCAGACGATCATGAACTCTGACGCCGTGATTTGGAGGCGATAA
- a CDS encoding DUF1501 domain-containing protein, whose amino-acid sequence MVPFDPEHPLGRNLGLTRREFFGNTASGIGSLALASILPDWLTGQEPVPGVLGQLHHAATAKRIIYLFQAGGPAQQDLFDYKPLLREQHGLALPDEVRRGQRLTAMTVNQGILPLAGSPFEFKQHGESGAWVSELLPHIAEIVDDICFVKSMFTEAINHDPAITFFQTGSQIAGRPSFGSWVSYGLGSMTDDLPAFVVLASAGQGGQPLYARLWGSGFLDSRYQGVRFRSGADPVLYLTNPDGVCQSGRRAMLDRLSELNRIQYEKELDPEIESRIAQYEMAYRMQTSVPEVTDLNDEPDSVFELYGEDSRKPGTYGANCLLARRLAEKGVRFIQLYHQGWDHHGGLDAAIRNQCKETDQPTAALIQDLKRLGMLDDTLIVWGGEFGRTSYSQGPLEPAVFGRDHHPRCFTLFMAGGGVKPGITYGRTDDYGYNIADSDGNAIDPDKHSFHEGAVHVHDLQATILHLMGVDHKRMTFPYQGRDFRITDVHGHVVHDLIR is encoded by the coding sequence ATGGTGCCCTTCGACCCCGAACACCCTCTTGGCAGAAACCTCGGTCTGACGAGGCGCGAGTTCTTCGGAAATACTGCGAGCGGCATCGGCTCGCTCGCGCTGGCGTCGATCCTGCCCGATTGGCTGACCGGCCAAGAGCCCGTGCCGGGCGTCCTGGGACAGCTTCACCACGCAGCGACGGCGAAGCGAATCATCTATCTCTTTCAAGCCGGCGGGCCCGCACAGCAGGATCTGTTCGACTACAAACCCTTGCTAAGAGAACAGCACGGGCTTGCACTTCCGGACGAGGTGAGAAGGGGGCAGCGGCTCACCGCGATGACCGTCAACCAGGGCATCCTTCCGCTTGCGGGGTCGCCGTTCGAGTTCAAGCAGCACGGCGAGAGCGGCGCGTGGGTCAGCGAGCTGCTCCCTCACATCGCGGAGATCGTCGACGATATCTGTTTCGTCAAGTCGATGTTCACCGAGGCGATCAACCACGACCCGGCGATCACGTTCTTCCAGACCGGCAGCCAGATCGCAGGGCGACCGTCGTTCGGATCGTGGGTTTCGTATGGGCTCGGATCGATGACCGACGACCTGCCGGCGTTCGTTGTTTTAGCCAGCGCGGGGCAGGGCGGTCAGCCGCTATATGCGCGTTTGTGGGGCAGCGGCTTCCTCGATTCGCGCTACCAAGGCGTGCGGTTCCGCTCAGGGGCCGACCCCGTGCTGTACCTCACGAACCCCGACGGCGTCTGCCAGTCCGGGCGCCGTGCGATGCTCGACCGGCTGAGCGAACTGAACAGAATCCAGTACGAAAAGGAGCTCGACCCCGAGATCGAGAGCCGCATCGCGCAGTACGAGATGGCGTACCGCATGCAGACCAGCGTCCCGGAGGTCACCGACTTGAACGACGAGCCGGACTCGGTGTTCGAGCTTTACGGCGAAGACAGTCGCAAGCCGGGGACGTACGGCGCGAACTGTTTGCTCGCCCGGCGGCTTGCGGAAAAGGGCGTGCGATTCATCCAGCTCTACCACCAGGGCTGGGATCATCACGGCGGTCTCGACGCCGCGATTCGGAACCAGTGCAAGGAGACGGACCAGCCGACCGCTGCTTTGATCCAAGATTTGAAACGCCTTGGAATGCTCGATGATACTTTGATCGTCTGGGGAGGGGAGTTCGGTCGCACGAGCTACTCGCAGGGGCCGCTCGAGCCCGCCGTTTTCGGCCGCGACCACCACCCGCGTTGCTTCACTCTGTTCATGGCTGGCGGCGGGGTTAAGCCGGGGATCACGTACGGCCGCACCGACGACTACGGCTACAACATCGCCGACTCCGACGGCAACGCGATCGACCCGGACAAGCACTCGTTCCACGAGGGAGCGGTCCACGTTCACGACCTGCAAGCGACGATCCTGCACCTGATGGGCGTCGACCACAAGCGCATGACCTTCCCGTACCAAGGCCGCGACTTCCGCATCACAGACGTCCACGGCCACGTCGTTCATGATCTGATCCGTTAA
- a CDS encoding endonuclease/exonuclease/phosphatase family protein has protein sequence MSKRSFRFDRRQFLTATGGIALAMTVSPKMLTAIAPRRRAGALRTITYNVLACRGYPSTDENRAVLREARKQMPARMALELALYEPDIVTFQESPAESVSAEIADRMGMNYTYFPGGYPGTVITRFEITESTNKPLAAGVDADDVKGLFTRHWGRAVLKTDDGDLVIYSAHLHPGNVETRGKEVAQMLAAMSADIESGRDMILQGDLNHLPDGPEYGRWVYAGLVDSIATKGVGDNRFSINSIAPTRYIDYIWTHGPLADRLTECRVLFEGGFRTNPDDPKSFALSDHIPVLAVFE, from the coding sequence ATGTCAAAACGATCTTTTCGCTTCGACCGAAGACAGTTCCTCACCGCGACCGGCGGGATTGCGCTCGCAATGACAGTGTCGCCAAAGATGCTTACAGCGATCGCGCCCCGGCGACGCGCGGGCGCTCTGCGCACCATCACCTACAACGTCCTCGCCTGTCGCGGGTACCCATCGACTGACGAAAACAGGGCGGTGCTGCGCGAAGCGCGCAAGCAGATGCCGGCCCGCATGGCGCTGGAGCTTGCGCTCTACGAACCGGACATCGTCACGTTCCAAGAGTCTCCCGCCGAGTCCGTCTCCGCCGAGATCGCGGACCGTATGGGGATGAACTACACGTACTTTCCCGGCGGCTATCCGGGGACAGTGATCACGCGGTTCGAGATTACGGAATCGACCAACAAGCCGTTGGCTGCAGGGGTGGACGCTGACGACGTCAAGGGTCTGTTCACGCGCCACTGGGGCCGCGCTGTTTTGAAGACCGACGACGGCGACCTCGTTATTTACAGCGCGCACCTGCACCCCGGCAACGTGGAGACCCGCGGAAAGGAGGTCGCGCAGATGCTCGCCGCGATGTCGGCAGACATCGAGTCGGGCCGCGACATGATCCTGCAGGGAGATCTGAACCACCTGCCGGACGGACCGGAATACGGGCGATGGGTCTACGCGGGACTTGTGGATTCGATTGCGACGAAAGGCGTTGGCGACAACCGTTTCAGCATCAACAGCATCGCGCCGACGCGGTATATCGACTACATCTGGACGCACGGCCCGCTCGCCGACCGCCTCACCGAGTGCCGCGTGCTGTTCGAGGGCGGCTTCCGCACCAACCCCGACGACCCGAAGTCGTTCGCGCTCAGCGACCACATCCCTGTGCTGGCTGTGTTCGAGTAG
- a CDS encoding carboxypeptidase regulatory-like domain-containing protein, with protein MRHLALPRIGWALALVTLVTGLGLWSNASEPSSTEMRSVPKAAPLANAAVGETPLKTHYKLGRFSATILDEATGEPTPVRVRLTDANGVGVPLPEAAIGVMYGPNDVASGYGSQRDGSFYVDGAFRVELEPGTYRLTLSKGNEYLSQQHEIRLEPDGDLSQTFRMDRWINMPERGWFSADDHIHIRRSPRENPLILTWIAAEDIHVGALLQMGDFWATYFAQYAWGQDGVYQVEEYFLTSGQEEPRTHEIGHTISLGADALVRFQGEYYHYDRVFDRVHELGGLTGYAHKAVAFHGYRGMTLDVLRNKVDFLEILQFGSMNTEHYYHFLDLGFKLTATAGSDFPWGSPIGAERFYTYVVDDFTFDNWRASFHAGHTFVTNGPIIELKVNGAIPGDGLDVASGTTLSITARAFGHAEQVPLSDLEIVAHGKVLKRVTREEPGQSTSQLVIEMELPAEYGVWIAARTKASANQVAHTTPVYVSVDGSGYHNPETALRYLALCERYLLELQREIAQPNQTLNQHAWRYREGLEGRIAETREIIAELRAEFAAQAMSG; from the coding sequence ATGCGACACTTGGCACTCCCTCGTATCGGGTGGGCGCTGGCTTTGGTCACCCTCGTGACTGGTCTCGGCCTTTGGTCCAATGCCTCTGAGCCAAGCAGCACTGAGATGCGGTCTGTCCCAAAGGCAGCCCCGTTAGCCAATGCTGCCGTAGGCGAGACGCCTCTCAAGACGCACTACAAGCTGGGCCGCTTCTCCGCTACGATCCTCGACGAAGCGACGGGCGAGCCGACACCCGTTCGAGTGCGTCTCACGGATGCAAACGGGGTGGGTGTTCCGTTGCCCGAGGCCGCGATCGGGGTCATGTACGGTCCGAATGACGTAGCGTCGGGATACGGCTCTCAGCGGGACGGTTCCTTCTATGTGGACGGGGCCTTCCGAGTCGAGCTTGAGCCGGGCACCTACCGACTGACGCTGTCCAAAGGCAACGAGTATTTGAGCCAGCAGCATGAGATCAGGCTCGAACCCGATGGTGACCTGTCGCAGACTTTCCGGATGGACCGATGGATCAACATGCCGGAGAGAGGCTGGTTCTCGGCAGACGATCACATCCATATCCGGCGGTCGCCGCGAGAAAACCCGCTGATACTCACGTGGATCGCGGCCGAGGATATCCACGTCGGCGCGCTCTTGCAGATGGGTGACTTCTGGGCGACCTACTTCGCGCAGTACGCGTGGGGCCAAGACGGCGTTTACCAAGTCGAGGAGTATTTCTTGACATCAGGGCAGGAAGAGCCGCGCACCCACGAGATCGGGCACACCATTTCGCTCGGAGCCGACGCATTGGTTCGGTTCCAGGGTGAGTACTACCACTACGATCGAGTGTTCGACCGCGTGCACGAACTGGGCGGCTTGACCGGTTACGCGCATAAGGCGGTGGCATTCCACGGTTACCGGGGCATGACGCTGGACGTCCTCAGGAACAAGGTGGACTTTCTCGAGATCCTACAGTTCGGTTCGATGAACACCGAGCACTACTACCACTTCCTCGACCTGGGATTCAAACTGACCGCAACGGCAGGCTCGGACTTTCCCTGGGGCTCTCCGATCGGAGCCGAACGGTTCTACACCTACGTCGTAGACGACTTCACCTTCGACAACTGGCGCGCAAGCTTTCACGCCGGCCACACGTTCGTCACCAACGGCCCCATCATCGAACTAAAGGTGAATGGAGCGATCCCCGGTGACGGGTTGGACGTGGCAAGCGGGACGACGCTGTCCATCACGGCTCGAGCGTTCGGACACGCGGAGCAGGTGCCGCTCAGCGACCTGGAGATCGTCGCCCACGGCAAGGTCCTCAAGCGCGTCACGCGGGAGGAGCCGGGGCAGTCGACGAGCCAGCTCGTGATCGAGATGGAGCTGCCCGCGGAGTACGGCGTGTGGATCGCCGCCCGGACAAAGGCCTCAGCAAACCAGGTGGCGCATACGACGCCAGTCTACGTCAGTGTGGACGGTTCCGGGTACCACAACCCGGAGACGGCACTTCGATATCTCGCCCTCTGCGAGCGGTATCTCCTGGAGCTGCAGCGCGAGATCGCCCAGCCCAACCAGACGCTCAACCAACACGCCTGGCGGTATCGCGAGGGGCTCGAAGGCCGCATCGCCGAGACTCGCGAGATCATCGCAGAACTCAGGGCAGAGTTCGCGGCACAAGCAATGTCGGGCTAG
- a CDS encoding VOC family protein yields the protein MATVRYLVDDVDAVLEFYTERLGFELEKRWGPPFAILAKGDLRLWISGPQSSAAQPMPDGRKPVPGGWNRLVIIVEDLPSFVEDLRKEGVTFRGELIEGPGGKQILIEDPSGNPIELFETRD from the coding sequence ATGGCCACTGTGCGCTACCTTGTCGACGACGTAGATGCGGTCCTCGAGTTCTACACGGAGAGACTCGGGTTCGAGCTGGAGAAACGGTGGGGGCCGCCCTTCGCGATTCTCGCTAAGGGCGATTTGCGCTTATGGATCAGCGGGCCTCAGTCGTCCGCCGCCCAGCCAATGCCCGACGGACGGAAGCCCGTGCCGGGCGGATGGAACAGGCTGGTAATCATCGTCGAGGACTTGCCTTCGTTCGTCGAGGATCTCCGGAAAGAAGGTGTCACGTTCAGAGGCGAGCTAATAGAGGGGCCTGGAGGCAAGCAGATCCTCATCGAGGATCCTTCAGGCAATCCCATCGAACTGTTCGAGACCCGAGATTAG
- a CDS encoding transposase, protein MGDNDETDLQAQVFSFLDQRNARLTRGSGVLARPEVAQIVEDAICFNRGERHLLHAWCILLNHVHLVTTPLPPFELSEVMHSIKSFSSLKINKLLSRKAPLWERESFDHMIRSADQFGAICSYVEQNPVSAGLCAKPEEWQFSSACAGKETDSLEVWIDQRKTPFVPLASRGELPHLSKDGATYFVTFRLLDAVKS, encoded by the coding sequence ATGGGAGATAATGACGAGACCGATCTTCAAGCTCAAGTATTCAGCTTTCTTGACCAGCGAAATGCGAGGCTAACAAGAGGATCGGGGGTTTTGGCAAGGCCTGAGGTTGCGCAGATTGTCGAAGACGCGATCTGTTTCAATCGTGGCGAGAGGCACTTGCTCCATGCATGGTGCATCTTGCTCAACCATGTGCATTTGGTAACGACACCCCTGCCACCATTTGAGCTGAGTGAAGTCATGCACTCGATCAAGAGCTTCAGCTCCTTGAAGATCAACAAGCTGCTTTCACGAAAGGCCCCGCTATGGGAGCGGGAGTCGTTCGACCACATGATCCGTTCGGCGGATCAGTTCGGAGCGATCTGTTCGTACGTTGAGCAGAATCCCGTATCAGCCGGCTTGTGCGCGAAACCTGAGGAGTGGCAGTTCAGCTCGGCGTGCGCTGGGAAAGAGACCGACTCATTGGAAGTTTGGATCGATCAGAGGAAGACTCCTTTCGTCCCCTTGGCCAGCAGAGGTGAGCTGCCTCACTTGTCCAAAGACGGCGCGACGTACTTTGTAACGTTCAGGCTGTTGGACGCGGTTAAGTCCTGA
- a CDS encoding pyridoxal-phosphate dependent enzyme translates to MTSRPELSEIRAASEGMKNVVCRTPLVPFQPGEPTDIHLKLEIHQPMNSFKIRGVFHAVASLGPEGRAKGLSTVSAGNTAQALAWAARHFGVAARSLMPDKAPSSKIQAVRGLGATPVLVPTEEVFAYMKGHGWEDEPYAFIHPWTNRDVMTGHGGMGIEIVEDLPDVDSVFIPVGGGGLLGGVGSALKALRPEVKIFGVEPAGCPSLYDAIQSGRPVTVECKTICDGVAVPYITQEMFPLLSGLVEKVILVSEESVRDSIRMLCLECKLIVEPAGALSLAAALATPLGDRGKSVCIVSGGNIDNDLLIGILRPQK, encoded by the coding sequence ATGACGAGTCGGCCGGAGCTGTCGGAAATACGCGCCGCGTCGGAAGGGATGAAGAACGTCGTTTGCCGGACACCGCTCGTGCCGTTTCAGCCGGGCGAGCCAACCGACATACATCTTAAATTGGAAATCCACCAGCCGATGAATTCGTTCAAGATCCGGGGCGTATTTCATGCCGTCGCGTCCCTCGGGCCCGAAGGGCGCGCCAAGGGATTGAGTACGGTGAGCGCAGGCAACACAGCTCAGGCCCTGGCGTGGGCGGCTCGCCACTTCGGCGTTGCCGCTCGTAGTTTGATGCCCGACAAAGCGCCGAGCAGCAAAATTCAAGCGGTGAGAGGGCTCGGAGCAACACCGGTCCTGGTGCCGACCGAAGAAGTGTTCGCGTATATGAAGGGTCACGGTTGGGAGGACGAGCCCTATGCATTCATCCACCCCTGGACCAATCGGGACGTGATGACCGGCCATGGCGGCATGGGGATCGAGATCGTCGAGGATCTTCCCGACGTCGACTCGGTGTTCATTCCTGTCGGCGGCGGCGGACTCCTGGGCGGCGTGGGCAGCGCCCTTAAGGCCCTGCGACCTGAGGTGAAGATCTTTGGCGTCGAACCGGCGGGCTGCCCATCGCTGTACGACGCGATTCAGAGTGGCAGGCCAGTGACGGTCGAGTGCAAGACGATTTGCGACGGCGTCGCCGTGCCGTACATCACCCAAGAGATGTTCCCCCTCCTCAGCGGCCTGGTAGAAAAAGTCATCCTGGTGAGCGAGGAATCAGTCCGCGATTCGATCCGCATGCTCTGTCTCGAATGCAAGTTGATCGTCGAACCGGCGGGAGCACTGTCATTGGCAGCCGCCCTTGCCACACCCTTGGGCGACCGCGGCAAGAGCGTCTGCATCGTGTCCGGCGGCAACATCGACAATGATCTATTGATCGGGATTCTCAGGCCCCAGAAGTGA
- a CDS encoding ornithine cyclodeaminase family protein → MKVLHINYKEVRRLLPMEQCIEEMSEVLKTFSDGDVVMPLRSIVWHPDKRGALGVMPAYLGNPELFGIKIVTVFPGNEGTDYESHQGAVMLFDAEHGRLLAIIDGGEITTIRTAAVSAVATRVLARKDARDLAIIGSGTQARSHLQAMAAVRDLRRIRVWSRNRENAQHFAEWARPIADVEVAQTARGAVEGADIICTVTGSKEPVIQGEWISPGSHINAVGACVKVARELDSAAVARSRLFVDCRESAFNESGDILIPRQEGLFGDDHVRAELGEVLAGRAEGRESDEEVTLFKSLGIAVEDLAAAHYIYRRAQAENIGLSVELGGLRHGAS, encoded by the coding sequence ATGAAAGTTCTCCATATCAACTACAAGGAAGTCCGTCGACTGCTGCCAATGGAGCAATGCATCGAGGAGATGTCCGAAGTGCTCAAGACGTTCTCCGACGGCGACGTTGTGATGCCCCTGCGCTCGATCGTCTGGCATCCCGACAAACGAGGCGCATTGGGCGTGATGCCGGCGTATTTAGGGAATCCTGAGCTCTTTGGCATCAAGATCGTAACGGTGTTTCCCGGCAACGAAGGAACGGACTACGAATCACACCAAGGGGCAGTGATGTTGTTCGATGCCGAGCACGGTCGGCTCCTTGCGATCATCGACGGCGGCGAGATCACGACGATCCGCACCGCCGCGGTGAGCGCGGTCGCTACCAGAGTTCTCGCACGCAAAGACGCACGAGATCTGGCGATCATCGGGTCGGGAACGCAAGCCCGATCTCATCTGCAAGCGATGGCGGCGGTGCGCGACCTCCGTCGCATTCGCGTCTGGAGCCGCAACCGGGAGAACGCGCAACATTTCGCCGAATGGGCTCGCCCGATTGCGGACGTGGAAGTGGCGCAGACCGCCCGCGGAGCCGTCGAGGGCGCGGACATCATCTGCACGGTAACAGGTTCGAAAGAACCGGTGATTCAAGGTGAGTGGATCAGTCCCGGCTCTCATATCAACGCGGTCGGTGCCTGCGTCAAAGTCGCTCGCGAGCTGGATTCGGCTGCGGTCGCCCGTTCGCGCCTGTTCGTCGACTGCCGAGAATCGGCGTTCAATGAATCGGGCGATATCCTGATCCCGAGGCAAGAAGGACTCTTTGGAGACGACCACGTTAGAGCCGAATTGGGAGAGGTCTTGGCGGGCCGAGCGGAGGGCAGAGAGTCGGACGAAGAGGTTACTCTCTTCAAAAGCCTCGGAATTGCCGTCGAAGACCTGGCGGCGGCCCACTACATCTATCGCAGAGCTCAGGCCGAGAACATCGGCCTGTCGGTCGAGCTGGGGGGACTGCGCCATGGAGCATCGTGA